A DNA window from Castanea sativa cultivar Marrone di Chiusa Pesio chromosome 7, ASM4071231v1 contains the following coding sequences:
- the LOC142605372 gene encoding replication factor C subunit 1-like — translation MLDFQAIEVNASDNGGKVDAKIEKGIGGSNANSMKELVSNEAFSVNMDRSKHPKTVLIMDEVDGMSAGDRGGVADLIASIKISKIPIICICNDRYSQKLKSLVNYCLLLNFRKPTNQQMAKRLMQVATAEGLQVNQIALEELADRVNGDMRMAVNQLQYMSLSVSVIKYDDIRPM, via the exons ATGCTCGATTTCCAGGCAATAGAG GTAAATGCTAGTGACAATGGTGGGAAGGTTGATGCCAAAATTGAGAAAGGAATTGGTGGAAGCAATGCGAATTCTATGAAGGAACTTGTCAGCAATGAGGCCTTCAGTGTCAACATGGATCG ATCAAAGCATCCAAAAACTGTGCTGATTATGGACGAGGTTGATGGGATGTCTGCTGGAGATAGGGGTGGAGTTGCTGACCTTATTGCTAGCATCAAGATTTCCAAAATTCCTATTATCTGCATTTGTAATGATCGATACAGTCAGAAACTAAAAAGTCTTGTGAACTACTGTTTGCTTCTTAACTTTCGAAAACCTACGAACCAGCAG ATGGCAAAGAGGTTAATGCAAGTTGCAACTGCAGAAGGGCTTCAAGTTAATCAG ATTGCTCTTGAGGAACTTGCAGACAGAGTTAATGGAGATATGCGCATGGCAGTAAACCAGTTGCAGTATATGAGTCTCTCCGTGTCAGTCATTAAATATGATGACATTAGGCCAATGTGA